The genome window GACCTCACGGAATGCTCAGAAACAGACTGCTCCAAGGCTGTCGAGAAGGGTATGGATACGCGGAGTAAAAAAAAGGGAGTCCCGACGTGTATTCTGCATACACGAGGGATTCCTCTTTTTTGCAACGACAAAGGAGACGTGCCCTTATCGGCAGCCTTGCTAGACCTTTTCGAAACGAACGGTATCGATAGGCGGAAAATCATCGAGATTCTTGGAAAAGCCCGCCTGAAGGAAAGAATCCACCCACCAGAAGATATTGTCCGAGCGCACGCCCTGGCGCAGCTTGCTCATCATTTCCCTGCGCTCGCGCTTGTCCCAGTGCACGGCGCGGTTCACGGCCCGGGCCACCCCCTCCAGGTCGTAGGGGTTCACCAGATAGGCATGCTCCTGCATCTGGGCCGCGGCCCCGGCAAACTCGCTGAGGATGAGCACCCCGGTCTCGGAGACGTTGGCCGCGCAATATTCCTTGGCCACCAGGTTCATGCCGTCGCGCAGGGGCGTGACCAGGGCGATGTCCGCAGCGGCGTAATAGGCCACCAGCTCGTCGTGGGGGAAGCTGCGGTAATGGTAATGGATGGGCACCCAGCCCGGGAAGGAAAACTCGCCGTTGACCCGGCCCACGAGCAGGTCGATCTCGTCGCGCAGGTCGCGGTATTCCTCCACGTCCTCGCGGCTGGGCACGGCGATCTGCACGAAGTTGATGCGCCCCTTGAGATCCGGAAAACGCTTGAGCAGCTGGCGGATGGCCAGGATGCGCTCGGGAATGCCCTTGGTGTAGTCCAGCCGGTCCACGCCGAGGATTATCTTGCGGTGTTTGAGGGCCTCGCGCAGTTCAAAGGTCTTCCGGACCACATCATCGCGCTGGGCCAGCTCGGCAAACTGATTGAAATCGATGCTGATGGGGAACGCCCCGACACGGAACCCGCACCGGCTGTCATTGGCCGAGACCACGGCCCCGTCGCCCTCCACCGAGCACTCGGGCATGAAATGCTGCACGCAGCGGATGAAGTTCTCGCGGTCCTGCATGGTCTGGAACCCCACCAGGTCGTATTGGGTCAGGGCCTGGATGATCTTCCAGCGCCAGGGCAGCTTCATGAAGATATCCGGGGTGGGAAACGGGATGTGCAGGAAAAAGCCGGTGTTGCGCTTCACGCCCATGCTCTTGAGGAAAAAGGCCTGGTGCATGAGGTGGTAGTCGTGCACCCAGATGTAGTCGTCGACCGTGGTGTGGCGGGCCACCTGCTCGGCGAACTTGAAGTTCACGTCCAGGTAGCTCTGCCAGTACTGGGGGTCGAAACGGCAGCGGGTCTGCAGGTCGTGAAACAGGGGCCAGATGACCTCGTTGGAAAACCCGAAATAGTACCCCTTGACCTCTTCCGGGGTCAGGGGGACTGTGCGCAGCTCATACCCGGCCTCGGCCGAGAACTCCTCCAGCAGGGGTTCGACGTCCAGATCGGGGTCGGACGCCCCGGACCAGCCGATCCACACCCCGCCGCGATTGCGCAGCACCGGGGCCAGGGCCGTGACCAAACCGCCCGCGCCGGGCTTGACGGTCCATTGGTCGCCCTCCTTTTTCAGGGCGGCGGGAAGTCGGTTGGAGACAACGATGAGACGTCTGAGTCCGGGTTCCATGCAATGCTACTCCGGTTTCGCTGGATTGGAAAAATCAAAATCTTTTACCACTCTACAGTATCTACCGGGGTTCGGCACGCTTGGCAAGGCTGCGGGCGCGGGGAAAAGGGAAAAATACCCGGGCCAGGTGTTGACAACCGCCCCGAGCTGTTTATCTTCCCACAATTGCCCCGAATTCCGACGCCCTGACGGTCATCGCCAGGGCGAATATTTCGAATAAAGGAGACTGACATGGCACTGAAACCGTTACATGATCGCGTTATCGTCAAGCGGACCGCAGAAGAGGAAACCACCGCCGGAGGCATCATCATCCCGGACTCCGCCAAGGAAAAGCCGCAGGGCGGCGAAGTCCTGGCCGCAGGCCCGGAATGCAAGAGCCTGAAGGCCGGCGACGCCGTGCTGTTCGCCAAATACGCGGGCACCGAATTCAACAGCGAAGGCGAAGAACTGCTGATCATGCGCGAAGACGACATTCTGGGCGTCTTCAAATAACCACCAAGACGAACATTCCGAGGAATTACAATGGCTAAATCTCTGGACTTCCAGGAAATCGCCCGCGAGGGCCTGAAGCGGGGCGTCAACACCCTGGCCGACGCCGTGAAAGTGACCCTGGGCCCCAAGGGCCGCAATGTCATGATCGAAAAGACCTGGGGCGCACCGCAGGTGACCAAGGACGGCGTCACCGTTGCCGAAAAGATCGAGCTCGAAGGCAAGCTCGAAAACATGGGCGCCCAGATGGTCAAGGAAGTGGCCTCCCGCACCAATGAAAACGCAGGCGACGGCACCACCACCGCCACGGTGCTGGCCCAGGCCATCTACAACGAAGGCGTGAAGCTGCTGGCCGCGGGCCGCAACCCCATGTCCATCAAGCGCGGCATCGACAAGGCCGTGGAAGCCGTGGTCGCCGAGCTGGAC of Salidesulfovibrio onnuriiensis contains these proteins:
- a CDS encoding alpha,alpha-trehalose-phosphate synthase (UDP-forming) yields the protein MEPGLRRLIVVSNRLPAALKKEGDQWTVKPGAGGLVTALAPVLRNRGGVWIGWSGASDPDLDVEPLLEEFSAEAGYELRTVPLTPEEVKGYYFGFSNEVIWPLFHDLQTRCRFDPQYWQSYLDVNFKFAEQVARHTTVDDYIWVHDYHLMHQAFFLKSMGVKRNTGFFLHIPFPTPDIFMKLPWRWKIIQALTQYDLVGFQTMQDRENFIRCVQHFMPECSVEGDGAVVSANDSRCGFRVGAFPISIDFNQFAELAQRDDVVRKTFELREALKHRKIILGVDRLDYTKGIPERILAIRQLLKRFPDLKGRINFVQIAVPSREDVEEYRDLRDEIDLLVGRVNGEFSFPGWVPIHYHYRSFPHDELVAYYAAADIALVTPLRDGMNLVAKEYCAANVSETGVLILSEFAGAAAQMQEHAYLVNPYDLEGVARAVNRAVHWDKRERREMMSKLRQGVRSDNIFWWVDSFLQAGFSKNLDDFPPIDTVRFEKV
- a CDS encoding co-chaperone GroES, which codes for MALKPLHDRVIVKRTAEEETTAGGIIIPDSAKEKPQGGEVLAAGPECKSLKAGDAVLFAKYAGTEFNSEGEELLIMREDDILGVFK